Proteins encoded within one genomic window of Candidatus Hydrogenedentota bacterium:
- a CDS encoding glycosyltransferase family 4 protein, translating to VTVVAPHFPGMEEFDRAEPAQVVRFRGYGLGPLRVVPMAIRSWRLVCQADLVLGINVTHGGIIAYMANLVAKKPYALFAYGYEFLKYRHRPLMQSVLRAVYARARTVAAISRFTRDALAGFGVDDKRIAMILPGAPPAKPVADDVLERVRTKYVLEDRKVILSVGRLIPRKGHLALVRAMPRVLEQFPDACLIVVGRGPMMMECSRAACELGIRDAVRFPGYIPDSDVTALYALCDVFALPTGGDDDAHVEGFGLVFSEAHAHAKPVVAGRAGGVSDAVLDGETGLLVEPGDEESTAHALIRLLAHPELARTLGENGRKRVETELNWTVFTRRLLEAVGPLP from the coding sequence AGGTGACTGTCGTCGCGCCCCATTTTCCCGGCATGGAAGAATTCGACCGCGCAGAACCCGCTCAAGTCGTTCGCTTTCGTGGTTACGGTTTGGGGCCGTTACGCGTAGTGCCGATGGCGATCCGATCGTGGCGCCTGGTGTGCCAAGCCGACCTCGTGCTGGGCATCAATGTCACCCACGGCGGCATCATCGCCTATATGGCAAACCTCGTGGCAAAGAAGCCCTATGCGCTGTTTGCCTACGGGTACGAGTTCCTGAAATACCGCCACCGTCCCTTGATGCAGAGTGTCCTGCGCGCGGTTTACGCGCGCGCGCGCACTGTCGCCGCAATCAGCCGGTTCACTCGCGACGCCCTCGCCGGGTTTGGCGTCGATGACAAGCGAATCGCCATGATCCTGCCTGGCGCGCCGCCCGCGAAGCCCGTTGCCGATGATGTCCTTGAGCGCGTACGAACGAAATACGTGCTGGAAGACCGCAAGGTCATCCTGTCGGTCGGCAGGTTGATTCCCCGGAAGGGCCACCTCGCACTCGTGCGAGCCATGCCGCGCGTGTTGGAGCAATTCCCGGACGCGTGTCTCATTGTGGTGGGCCGCGGCCCCATGATGATGGAGTGCTCGCGGGCGGCCTGCGAACTCGGTATTCGCGACGCGGTGCGTTTTCCCGGATACATCCCCGACAGCGACGTGACGGCGTTATACGCCTTGTGCGACGTGTTTGCCTTGCCGACGGGCGGCGATGACGACGCCCACGTGGAAGGATTTGGCCTGGTGTTCTCCGAGGCGCACGCGCATGCGAAGCCCGTCGTCGCGGGCCGCGCGGGAGGTGTCTCGGACGCGGTGCTCGACGGCGAGACGGGGCTATTGGTGGAGCCGGGCGACGAGGAATCGACCGCACATGCGTTGATTCGCCTGCTTGCTCATCCCGAACTGGCGCGCACGCTGGGCGAGAACGGGCGCAAGCGCGTTGAAACAGAACTCAACTGGACGGTGTTCACGCGCCGCCTGCTGGAAGCGGTTGGGCCGCTGCCATGA